A section of the Humulus lupulus chromosome 2, drHumLupu1.1, whole genome shotgun sequence genome encodes:
- the LOC133818902 gene encoding disease resistance protein RPV1-like isoform X3, translating into MNMDSSPGDGICSTSSFSFWSAITHQRHDVFLSFRGEDTRHGLTKDLHQALTEANIATFKDDINLEKGREIASELFKAIQASRIAVVVFSRNYATSGWCLDELVKIIECKHVDGQIVIPVFCDVSPDDVFHQMGSFAKAFASHEERFAMDSGMENKIGKWRAALTEAASSSPVWDLQTNDVSQWHVSKFLEEIVSQISCRRQEAHMCLHLRPQTDDYGKDYLNLLLSAMSDDVLVIGLHGTNNLGKTDIAKAAYNKNFLRFKGSCYLANVSAVSKKPNGLVHLQERLLSDILIESDDDIQIEDVSEGIKMIQTELQRRRVLVVLDDVDSLEQLNALARKRDWFGPGSRVIITTRDAKLLSVLEAGDVYGPQGIQVIRDKYEKNLETIKELEELIQKITFQGKRKERFLLAEIERERRQTAYQENSYGGERIHGSLGLCIEEEWIRWTA; encoded by the exons ATGAATATGGACTCCTCCCCCGGCGATGGGATTTGCAGTACGTCGTCGTTTTCCTTCTGGTCAGCCATAACCCACCAAAGGCACGacgtgttcttgagtttcagaggcGAAGACACCCGCCACGGCCTCACCAAAGACCTCCACCAAGCTTTAACCGAGGCTAACATTGCCACTTTCAAAGACGACATTAATCTCGAGAAGGGCAGAGAGATCGCTTCAGAGCTTTTCAAAGCCATCCAAGCCTCCAGAATTGCGGTTGTCGTTTTCTCCAGAAACTACGCCACTTCTGGGTGGTGCCTTGATGAGCTGGTGAAGATCATCGAGTGCAAACACGTAGACGGTCAGATCGTGATCCCGGTGTTCTGTGATGTTAGCCCAGATGATGTTTTCCACCAGATGGGAAGCTTTGCCAAGGCTTTTGCTAGCCACGAAGAGCGGTTTGCAATGGATTCTGGTATGGAGAACAAGATTGGTAAATGGAGAGCTGCGTTGACTGAAGCTGCTTCTAGCTCGCCTGTTTGGGATTTGCAGACTAATGATGTCTCTCAGTG GCATGTATCAAAGTTTTTAGAGGAGATTGTGAGCCAAATTTCATGTAGACGCCAAGAAGCGCACATGTGTCTCCATCTTCGACCTCAAACTGACGATTATGGCAAAGACTATCTAAACCTCTTGCTAAGTGCAATGTCAGATGATGTTCTTGTTATAGGCCTACATGGAACCAACAATTTAGGAAAGACAGACATTGCGAAAGCTGCATATAATAAGAATTTTCTTCGCTTTAAGGGTAGCTGTTACTTGGCAAATGTGAGTGCAGTTTCAAAAAAACCAAATGGACTTGTACATTTACAAGAACGATTACTTTCTGATATCTTAATTGAGAGTGATGATGATATTCAAATAGAAGATGTTAGCGAAGGAATTAAGATGATTCAAACTGAATTACAACGAAGAAGAGTTCTTGTCGTTCTCGATGATGTGGATTCGCTGGAGCAATTAAATGCGTTAGCCAGGAAGCGTGATTGGTTTGGCCCAGGAAGTAGAGTTATTATTACCACAAGAGATGCAAAATTGTTGAGCGTTCTCGAAGCAGGTGATGTATATGGGCCACAAGGCATTCAG GTTATTAGGGACAAGTATGAAAAAAATCTTGAAACAATTAAGGAACTTGAGGAACTTATTCAAAAGATAACATTTCAG GGTAAAAGAAAAGAGAGATTCCTTTTGGCTGAAATAGAAAGAGAGAGGAGGCAGACTGCATATCAG
- the LOC133818902 gene encoding disease resistance protein RPV1-like isoform X2 — MNMDSSPGDGICSTSSFSFWSAITHQRHDVFLSFRGEDTRHGLTKDLHQALTEANIATFKDDINLEKGREIASELFKAIQASRIAVVVFSRNYATSGWCLDELVKIIECKHVDGQIVIPVFCDVSPDDVFHQMGSFAKAFASHEERFAMDSGMENKIGKWRAALTEAASSSPVWDLQTNDVSQWHVSKFLEEIVSQISCRRQEAHMCLHLRPQTDDYGKDYLNLLLSAMSDDVLVIGLHGTNNLGKTDIAKAAYNKNFLRFKGSCYLANVSAVSKKPNGLVHLQERLLSDILIESDDDIQIEDVSEGIKMIQTELQRRRVLVVLDDVDSLEQLNALARKRDWFGPGSRVIITTRDAKLLSVLEAGDVYGPQGIQVIRDKYEKNLETIKELEELIQKITFQGKRKERFLLAEIERERRQTAYQVKAKESWTILELESLGDDVYICSYSTTMTEV, encoded by the exons ATGAATATGGACTCCTCCCCCGGCGATGGGATTTGCAGTACGTCGTCGTTTTCCTTCTGGTCAGCCATAACCCACCAAAGGCACGacgtgttcttgagtttcagaggcGAAGACACCCGCCACGGCCTCACCAAAGACCTCCACCAAGCTTTAACCGAGGCTAACATTGCCACTTTCAAAGACGACATTAATCTCGAGAAGGGCAGAGAGATCGCTTCAGAGCTTTTCAAAGCCATCCAAGCCTCCAGAATTGCGGTTGTCGTTTTCTCCAGAAACTACGCCACTTCTGGGTGGTGCCTTGATGAGCTGGTGAAGATCATCGAGTGCAAACACGTAGACGGTCAGATCGTGATCCCGGTGTTCTGTGATGTTAGCCCAGATGATGTTTTCCACCAGATGGGAAGCTTTGCCAAGGCTTTTGCTAGCCACGAAGAGCGGTTTGCAATGGATTCTGGTATGGAGAACAAGATTGGTAAATGGAGAGCTGCGTTGACTGAAGCTGCTTCTAGCTCGCCTGTTTGGGATTTGCAGACTAATGATGTCTCTCAGTG GCATGTATCAAAGTTTTTAGAGGAGATTGTGAGCCAAATTTCATGTAGACGCCAAGAAGCGCACATGTGTCTCCATCTTCGACCTCAAACTGACGATTATGGCAAAGACTATCTAAACCTCTTGCTAAGTGCAATGTCAGATGATGTTCTTGTTATAGGCCTACATGGAACCAACAATTTAGGAAAGACAGACATTGCGAAAGCTGCATATAATAAGAATTTTCTTCGCTTTAAGGGTAGCTGTTACTTGGCAAATGTGAGTGCAGTTTCAAAAAAACCAAATGGACTTGTACATTTACAAGAACGATTACTTTCTGATATCTTAATTGAGAGTGATGATGATATTCAAATAGAAGATGTTAGCGAAGGAATTAAGATGATTCAAACTGAATTACAACGAAGAAGAGTTCTTGTCGTTCTCGATGATGTGGATTCGCTGGAGCAATTAAATGCGTTAGCCAGGAAGCGTGATTGGTTTGGCCCAGGAAGTAGAGTTATTATTACCACAAGAGATGCAAAATTGTTGAGCGTTCTCGAAGCAGGTGATGTATATGGGCCACAAGGCATTCAG GTTATTAGGGACAAGTATGAAAAAAATCTTGAAACAATTAAGGAACTTGAGGAACTTATTCAAAAGATAACATTTCAG GGTAAAAGAAAAGAGAGATTCCTTTTGGCTGAAATAGAAAGAGAGAGGAGGCAGACTGCATATCAG
- the LOC133818902 gene encoding disease resistance protein RPV1-like isoform X5, translated as MNMDSSPGDGICSTSSFSFWSAITHQRHDVFLSFRGEDTRHGLTKDLHQALTEANIATFKDDINLEKGREIASELFKAIQASRIAVVVFSRNYATSGWCLDELVKIIECKHVDGQIVIPVFCDVSPDDVFHQMGSFAKAFASHEERFAMDSGMENKIGKWRAALTEAASSSPVWDLQTNDVSQWHVSKFLEEIVSQISCRRQEAHMCLHLRPQTDDYGKDYLNLLLSAMSDDVLVIGLHGTNNLGKTDIAKAAYNKNFLRFKGSCYLANVSAVSKKPNGLVHLQERLLSDILIESDDDIQIEDVSEGIKMIQTELQRRRVLVVLDDVDSLEQLNALARKRDWFGPGSRVIITTRDAKLLSVLEAGDVYGPQGIQVIRDKYEKNLETIKELEELIQKITFQGKRKERFLLAEIERERRQTAYQKNSYGGGRIHGNLGLCIEEE; from the exons ATGAATATGGACTCCTCCCCCGGCGATGGGATTTGCAGTACGTCGTCGTTTTCCTTCTGGTCAGCCATAACCCACCAAAGGCACGacgtgttcttgagtttcagaggcGAAGACACCCGCCACGGCCTCACCAAAGACCTCCACCAAGCTTTAACCGAGGCTAACATTGCCACTTTCAAAGACGACATTAATCTCGAGAAGGGCAGAGAGATCGCTTCAGAGCTTTTCAAAGCCATCCAAGCCTCCAGAATTGCGGTTGTCGTTTTCTCCAGAAACTACGCCACTTCTGGGTGGTGCCTTGATGAGCTGGTGAAGATCATCGAGTGCAAACACGTAGACGGTCAGATCGTGATCCCGGTGTTCTGTGATGTTAGCCCAGATGATGTTTTCCACCAGATGGGAAGCTTTGCCAAGGCTTTTGCTAGCCACGAAGAGCGGTTTGCAATGGATTCTGGTATGGAGAACAAGATTGGTAAATGGAGAGCTGCGTTGACTGAAGCTGCTTCTAGCTCGCCTGTTTGGGATTTGCAGACTAATGATGTCTCTCAGTG GCATGTATCAAAGTTTTTAGAGGAGATTGTGAGCCAAATTTCATGTAGACGCCAAGAAGCGCACATGTGTCTCCATCTTCGACCTCAAACTGACGATTATGGCAAAGACTATCTAAACCTCTTGCTAAGTGCAATGTCAGATGATGTTCTTGTTATAGGCCTACATGGAACCAACAATTTAGGAAAGACAGACATTGCGAAAGCTGCATATAATAAGAATTTTCTTCGCTTTAAGGGTAGCTGTTACTTGGCAAATGTGAGTGCAGTTTCAAAAAAACCAAATGGACTTGTACATTTACAAGAACGATTACTTTCTGATATCTTAATTGAGAGTGATGATGATATTCAAATAGAAGATGTTAGCGAAGGAATTAAGATGATTCAAACTGAATTACAACGAAGAAGAGTTCTTGTCGTTCTCGATGATGTGGATTCGCTGGAGCAATTAAATGCGTTAGCCAGGAAGCGTGATTGGTTTGGCCCAGGAAGTAGAGTTATTATTACCACAAGAGATGCAAAATTGTTGAGCGTTCTCGAAGCAGGTGATGTATATGGGCCACAAGGCATTCAG GTTATTAGGGACAAGTATGAAAAAAATCTTGAAACAATTAAGGAACTTGAGGAACTTATTCAAAAGATAACATTTCAG GGTAAAAGAAAAGAGAGATTCCTTTTGGCTGAAATAGAAAGAGAGAGGAGGCAGACTGCATATCAG
- the LOC133818902 gene encoding disease resistance protein RPV1-like isoform X4, translated as MNMDSSPGDGICSTSSFSFWSAITHQRHDVFLSFRGEDTRHGLTKDLHQALTEANIATFKDDINLEKGREIASELFKAIQASRIAVVVFSRNYATSGWCLDELVKIIECKHVDGQIVIPVFCDVSPDDVFHQMGSFAKAFASHEERFAMDSGMENKIGKWRAALTEAASSSPVWDLQTNDVSQWHVSKFLEEIVSQISCRRQEAHMCLHLRPQTDDYGKDYLNLLLSAMSDDVLVIGLHGTNNLGKTDIAKAAYNKNFLRFKGSCYLANVSAVSKKPNGLVHLQERLLSDILIESDDDIQIEDVSEGIKMIQTELQRRRVLVVLDDVDSLEQLNALARKRDWFGPGSRVIITTRDAKLLSVLEAGDVYGPQGIQVIRDKYEKNLETIKELEELIQKITFQGKRKERFLLAEIERERRQTAYQITWVFQIRCARNANWCWTLLRSTS; from the exons ATGAATATGGACTCCTCCCCCGGCGATGGGATTTGCAGTACGTCGTCGTTTTCCTTCTGGTCAGCCATAACCCACCAAAGGCACGacgtgttcttgagtttcagaggcGAAGACACCCGCCACGGCCTCACCAAAGACCTCCACCAAGCTTTAACCGAGGCTAACATTGCCACTTTCAAAGACGACATTAATCTCGAGAAGGGCAGAGAGATCGCTTCAGAGCTTTTCAAAGCCATCCAAGCCTCCAGAATTGCGGTTGTCGTTTTCTCCAGAAACTACGCCACTTCTGGGTGGTGCCTTGATGAGCTGGTGAAGATCATCGAGTGCAAACACGTAGACGGTCAGATCGTGATCCCGGTGTTCTGTGATGTTAGCCCAGATGATGTTTTCCACCAGATGGGAAGCTTTGCCAAGGCTTTTGCTAGCCACGAAGAGCGGTTTGCAATGGATTCTGGTATGGAGAACAAGATTGGTAAATGGAGAGCTGCGTTGACTGAAGCTGCTTCTAGCTCGCCTGTTTGGGATTTGCAGACTAATGATGTCTCTCAGTG GCATGTATCAAAGTTTTTAGAGGAGATTGTGAGCCAAATTTCATGTAGACGCCAAGAAGCGCACATGTGTCTCCATCTTCGACCTCAAACTGACGATTATGGCAAAGACTATCTAAACCTCTTGCTAAGTGCAATGTCAGATGATGTTCTTGTTATAGGCCTACATGGAACCAACAATTTAGGAAAGACAGACATTGCGAAAGCTGCATATAATAAGAATTTTCTTCGCTTTAAGGGTAGCTGTTACTTGGCAAATGTGAGTGCAGTTTCAAAAAAACCAAATGGACTTGTACATTTACAAGAACGATTACTTTCTGATATCTTAATTGAGAGTGATGATGATATTCAAATAGAAGATGTTAGCGAAGGAATTAAGATGATTCAAACTGAATTACAACGAAGAAGAGTTCTTGTCGTTCTCGATGATGTGGATTCGCTGGAGCAATTAAATGCGTTAGCCAGGAAGCGTGATTGGTTTGGCCCAGGAAGTAGAGTTATTATTACCACAAGAGATGCAAAATTGTTGAGCGTTCTCGAAGCAGGTGATGTATATGGGCCACAAGGCATTCAG GTTATTAGGGACAAGTATGAAAAAAATCTTGAAACAATTAAGGAACTTGAGGAACTTATTCAAAAGATAACATTTCAG GGTAAAAGAAAAGAGAGATTCCTTTTGGCTGAAATAGAAAGAGAGAGGAGGCAGACTGCATATCAG